Proteins encoded by one window of Sciurus carolinensis chromosome 12, mSciCar1.2, whole genome shotgun sequence:
- the LOC124961843 gene encoding transaldolase codes for MSGSPVKRQRMESALDQLKQFTTVVADTGDFHAIDEYKPQDATTNPSLILAAAQMPAYQELVEEAITYGKKLGGPQEDQIKNAVDKLFVLFGAEILKKIPGRVSTEVDARLSFDKDAMVARARRLIELYKEAGVSKERILIKLSSTWEGIQAGRELEEQHGIHCNMTLLFSFAQAVACAEAGVTLVSPFVGRILDWHMANTDRKSFEPLEDPGVKSVTKIYNYYKKFGYKTIVMGASFRNTGEIKALAGCDFLTISPKLLGELLKDNTKVAPVLSAKGAQASDLEKIHLDEKAFRWLHNEDQMAVEKLSDGIRKFAADAVKLERMLTERMFRCRKRQVVASEAGPRPGADCTWLVMNRAFFQQSEQGQIIGF; via the coding sequence ATGTCGGGTTCTCCGGTGAAGCGCCAGAGGATGGAGTCCGCACTGGACCAGCTGAAGCAGTTCACCACCGTGGTGGCCGACACGGGCGACTTCCACGCCATTGATGAGTACAAGCCCCAGGATGCCACTACCAACCCATCCCTGATCTTGGCCGCAGCGCAGATGCCTGCCTACCAAGAGCTGGTGGAGGAGGCCATCACCTATGGCAAGAAGTTGGGCGGGCCACAAGAAGACCAGATTAAAAATGCTGTTGATAAACTTTTCGTGTTGTTTGGAGCAGAAATATTGAAGAAGATTCCAGGTCGTGTGTCCACAGAAGTAGATGCCAGGCTCTCCTTTGATAAGGATGCAATGGTGGCCCGAGCCAGGCGCCTCATTGAGCTTTACAAGGAAGCTGGAGTCAGCAAGGAGAGAATTCTTATCAAGCTGTCATCAACCTGGGAGGGAATTCAGGCTGGAAGGGAGCTGGAGGAGCAGCACGGCATCCACTGCAACATGACGCTGCTCTTCTCCTTCGCCCAGGCGGTGGCCTGTGCCGAGGCGGGCGTGACGCTTGTGTCTCCTTTTGTGGGGCGCATCCTGGATTGGCACATGGCCAACACAGACAGGAAGTCCTTCGAGCCCCTGGAGGACCCTGGGGTGAAGAGCGTCACCAAAATCTACAACTACTACAAGAAGTTTGGCTACAAGACCATTGTCATGGGTGCCTCCTTCCGCAACACGGGCGAGATCAAAGCACTGGCAGGCTGCGACTTCCTCACCATCTCACCCAAGCTCCTAGGGGAGCTGCTTAAAGACAACACCAAGGTGGCACCTGTGCTCTCAGCCAAGGGAGCCCAGGCCAGTGACTTGGAGAAGATACACCTGGATGAAAAGGCCTTTCGATGGCTGCACAATGAGGACCAGATGGCCGTGGAGAAGCTCTCTGATGGGATCCGAAAGTTTGCTGCTGATGCTGTGAAGTTGGAGCGGATGCTGACGGAACGAATGTTCAGGTGCAGAAAACGGCAAGTAGTAGCATCTGAGGCTGGACCCAGACCTGGGGCCGACTGCACATGGCTTGTGATGAATCGTGCGTTTTTTCAGCAATCGGAACAGGGACAGATCATaggtttctga